A part of Saccharomonospora amisosensis genomic DNA contains:
- a CDS encoding low molecular weight protein-tyrosine-phosphatase, translated as MSRGVPSRLLHVCFVCTGNICRSPMAAAVFRGRLTEENLADEVRVSSAGIGPWHVGEPADPRARATLEAAGYDSEHVAAQVGPLHLEADLLLASDRGHVADLSRLAPEPERVRLLRSFDPTAPPGAEVPDPYYGSGDGFTDVLAMIERSVSGLLDWVRKNR; from the coding sequence ATGAGCCGAGGTGTCCCGAGCCGCCTGCTGCACGTCTGCTTCGTATGTACGGGCAACATCTGCCGCTCGCCGATGGCGGCCGCCGTGTTCCGCGGCAGACTCACCGAGGAGAACCTCGCGGACGAGGTCAGGGTGAGCAGCGCGGGCATCGGTCCCTGGCACGTGGGCGAGCCCGCCGATCCACGGGCACGGGCGACCCTGGAGGCAGCCGGGTACGACAGCGAGCACGTGGCCGCGCAGGTTGGGCCACTGCATCTCGAGGCCGATCTGCTGCTCGCATCGGACCGCGGCCACGTCGCCGACCTGAGCAGGCTCGCCCCGGAGCCGGAGCGGGTGCGGCTGCTGCGCAGCTTCGATCCGACCGCGCCGCCCGGCGCCGAGGTGCCCGACCCCTACTACGGGTCAGGTGACGGTTTCACCGACGTGCTCGCCATGATCGAACGCTCGGTTTCCGGCCTGCTCGACTGGGTACGGAAGAACCGATGA
- a CDS encoding GTP-binding protein — protein sequence MSTAADGLKIVIVGGFGVGKTTMVRSVSEIRPLNTEETMTQAGLGIDNNLGVADKTTTTVAFDFGRITLNEQMVLYLFGAPGQERFWFLWDRLFAGALGAVVLVDTRRVEDSWYAIDRLEHHGTPFIVARNNFPGSTHGLEELREALTLSDDVPLIDCDARERESSKQVLITLVNHLYTLSAAREPVP from the coding sequence ATGAGCACGGCCGCGGACGGTTTGAAGATCGTCATCGTCGGCGGGTTCGGGGTCGGCAAGACCACGATGGTGCGCTCCGTAAGCGAGATTCGCCCGCTCAACACCGAAGAGACCATGACGCAGGCGGGCCTGGGCATCGACAACAATCTCGGCGTCGCCGACAAGACAACCACCACCGTCGCGTTCGACTTCGGCCGCATCACGCTCAACGAGCAGATGGTGCTTTACCTGTTCGGGGCGCCTGGCCAGGAGCGGTTCTGGTTTCTGTGGGACAGGTTGTTCGCGGGCGCACTCGGTGCCGTGGTGCTGGTGGACACCCGAAGGGTCGAGGACTCCTGGTACGCCATCGACCGGCTGGAACACCACGGCACCCCGTTCATCGTGGCCCGCAACAACTTCCCAGGGTCGACACACGGCCTGGAAGAGTTGCGTGAGGCCCTGACGCTTTCCGACGATGTCCCGCTCATCGACTGCGATGCCCGCGAGCGCGAGTCGTCGAAGCAGGTGCTGATCACGCTGGTCAACCACCTCTACACGCTTTCGGCCGCTCGGGAGCCCGTGCCATGA
- a CDS encoding ATP-binding protein produces MFGRGRSRNTQQPAPSQQTDGGRRGRRLPGEQAIPTYTPSIAARSIDGHLLRTGQEVYAWYRLAPQRWSFRSDSQRRDLIAAIAGQYAELQGRWLHLRVTNRPYPIRMWAEAHVHNAHNRPADVAGSLSFDDYLIGEQQQLMGRSMAEKEVYLGVQVQTRTVVDRAVERAAPLLRKILPEAVDAELTALDSEVDHLDQVIGSAGLEGRPVHAEEMSWLMHRSCSLGLPAPRNLPAVPGAAWEPEDLASFTDAADLHCDPYAPTVTVRGRTGTNAGVTRHVAVLTVGQMHGLQIPEVDDPWVQHADRLPAAVEWSARIYVRRPEEVAGELQRQMNKVRSQVKHYTDEHELEPPQSLARQASRVLEIDDEMTSGFTALATRVRSWWRLAVSGSTEREALRLAQQLLDLYKPKVAIEHPEAQYAMAREFIPGEPLASGAYLRRGSVVWAAASVPTATAEVGDRRGILLGETCTATRRPVAWDPWMAQEIRDGSGLTAMVAGLGGGKSFLGGGIVYKTLRAGAHWTILDPSGPLSKLCDLPEIRPYARPINLLNAQPGILNPYRVVAEPMLEHFLDEDDPERAWRRERALAGATRRRLVLDVLTGVLPYDVARMPQTRIVLLRAVRAVGGRYDADPGQVIDALRRDSSEHHEHAVVVADFLDELRERMSLLIPEKDADPYSDTRDDRLTVLTMAGLTLPKEGVGREHWTDAEALGVEMLNLAAWLTQRSVYEKPKDLRKGVWIDEAFFLSEVPTGRVLMNRFARDSRKWNVRVLLSSQIPADFLRIQGFVALLDSVFVGRLDDEEAQADALRLLKVPVGVGYEQVVAALGRRPGSQREVERDREPRQFIFGDGAGGVERIRVDFSGPHLEHLRNALDTTPGAVVAARGSKPSTAEPGRPEPPEPPSPPDDELEEDLEFAAELEVGLTEEQMLEETSRGEAGDSAHHDDKNREQQPAGAGKDGTGRDAA; encoded by the coding sequence TTGTTCGGTCGCGGTCGCAGTCGGAACACCCAGCAGCCTGCACCGTCTCAGCAGACCGACGGTGGTCGCAGGGGCAGGCGGTTGCCCGGCGAGCAGGCGATACCCACCTACACACCGTCCATAGCGGCACGTTCCATCGACGGGCACCTGTTGCGTACCGGCCAGGAGGTGTACGCCTGGTATCGCCTCGCGCCGCAACGCTGGTCGTTCCGTTCGGACTCACAGCGGCGGGACCTCATCGCCGCGATCGCGGGACAGTACGCGGAGTTGCAGGGCCGCTGGCTGCACCTGCGGGTCACCAACCGCCCATACCCGATCCGGATGTGGGCAGAAGCCCACGTCCACAACGCGCACAACCGGCCCGCCGACGTAGCTGGGTCACTGTCCTTCGACGACTACCTCATCGGTGAGCAGCAGCAGCTCATGGGGCGATCGATGGCCGAGAAGGAGGTCTACCTCGGTGTCCAGGTCCAGACGCGCACAGTGGTGGACAGGGCCGTGGAGCGGGCGGCACCGCTGCTGCGCAAGATCCTGCCCGAGGCTGTCGACGCGGAACTGACCGCGCTCGACTCCGAGGTCGATCACCTCGACCAGGTCATCGGCTCCGCCGGTCTTGAAGGCCGTCCCGTGCACGCCGAAGAGATGTCCTGGTTGATGCACCGCTCCTGTTCGCTGGGGCTGCCCGCTCCCCGCAACCTCCCCGCCGTGCCGGGAGCGGCGTGGGAGCCGGAGGACCTCGCCAGCTTCACCGACGCCGCTGACCTGCACTGTGATCCCTACGCACCCACCGTGACCGTTCGTGGCAGGACGGGCACCAACGCCGGAGTGACGCGGCACGTCGCCGTGCTGACCGTCGGCCAGATGCATGGTCTGCAGATCCCGGAGGTCGATGACCCGTGGGTGCAGCATGCCGATCGGCTACCGGCCGCGGTCGAGTGGTCGGCACGGATCTACGTGCGAAGGCCCGAAGAAGTGGCTGGCGAACTGCAGCGGCAGATGAACAAGGTGCGATCGCAGGTCAAGCACTACACCGACGAGCACGAGCTGGAGCCGCCGCAGTCACTTGCCCGGCAGGCCTCGCGGGTGCTGGAGATCGACGACGAGATGACCTCCGGCTTCACCGCGCTGGCCACCAGGGTCCGCTCGTGGTGGCGACTCGCGGTTTCCGGCTCCACAGAACGGGAGGCACTGCGGCTGGCGCAGCAGTTGCTCGACCTCTACAAGCCGAAGGTCGCGATCGAGCACCCCGAGGCCCAGTACGCCATGGCCAGGGAATTCATCCCGGGTGAGCCGCTGGCCTCCGGTGCCTACCTGCGGCGAGGATCGGTGGTATGGGCCGCGGCTTCCGTGCCGACCGCCACGGCCGAGGTCGGCGACCGCAGGGGCATCCTGCTCGGCGAAACCTGCACCGCGACAAGGCGTCCCGTCGCGTGGGACCCCTGGATGGCACAGGAGATCCGTGACGGCTCCGGCCTCACCGCGATGGTCGCCGGACTGGGAGGCGGCAAGTCGTTCCTCGGCGGCGGCATCGTCTACAAGACACTCAGAGCAGGCGCGCACTGGACGATTCTCGACCCGTCCGGTCCGCTGTCGAAGCTGTGTGACCTGCCCGAAATCAGGCCTTATGCGCGGCCGATCAACCTGCTCAACGCCCAACCCGGCATCCTCAACCCCTACCGCGTCGTGGCCGAACCGATGCTGGAGCACTTTCTCGACGAGGACGACCCGGAGCGGGCATGGCGGCGGGAGCGGGCACTCGCCGGAGCCACCCGCCGCAGGTTGGTGCTCGATGTGCTGACCGGTGTGCTGCCCTACGACGTCGCTCGCATGCCGCAGACCAGGATCGTGCTGCTGCGGGCCGTACGCGCCGTCGGCGGCCGCTACGACGCCGACCCGGGCCAGGTGATCGACGCGCTGCGCCGTGACTCCAGCGAGCACCACGAGCACGCGGTGGTGGTGGCCGACTTCCTCGACGAGCTGCGCGAGCGCATGTCCCTGCTGATTCCGGAGAAGGACGCCGACCCCTACTCCGACACCCGCGACGACCGGCTGACGGTGTTGACCATGGCTGGCCTCACGCTGCCGAAGGAAGGTGTGGGCCGCGAGCACTGGACCGACGCCGAGGCGCTGGGTGTGGAGATGCTGAACCTCGCTGCCTGGCTGACCCAGCGTTCGGTGTACGAGAAGCCGAAGGACCTGCGTAAGGGCGTCTGGATCGACGAGGCGTTCTTCCTTTCCGAGGTGCCGACCGGTCGGGTTCTGATGAACCGGTTCGCGCGTGACTCGCGGAAGTGGAACGTCCGGGTGTTGCTGTCCTCGCAGATCCCGGCTGACTTCCTGCGCATCCAGGGTTTCGTCGCGCTGCTGGACTCGGTGTTCGTCGGCAGGCTCGACGACGAGGAGGCACAGGCCGACGCGCTGCGACTGCTGAAAGTGCCGGTGGGGGTCGGCTACGAGCAGGTGGTGGCGGCGCTGGGCAGACGTCCCGGGTCGCAGCGTGAGGTCGAGCGCGACCGCGAACCGAGGCAGTTCATCTTCGGTGACGGCGCGGGCGGTGTGGAGCGCATCCGGGTCGACTTCTCCGGCCCTCACCTGGAACATCTGCGCAACGCCCTGGACACCACACCAGGAGCGGTGGTGGCCGCGCGAGGGTCCAAGCCCAGCACGGCGGAGCCGGGACGGCCCGAGCCGCCCGAGCCCCCCTCGCCGCCCGACGACGAACTGGAGGAGGACCTGGAGTTCGCCGCCGAACTCGAGGTCGGCCTGACCGAGGAGCAGATGCTCGAAGAGACCTCGCGGGGCGAGGCTGGGGACAGCGCACACCACGACGACAAGAATCGGGAGCAGCAGCCCGCGGGAGCCGGTAAGGACGGCACCGGCAGGGATGCGGCATGA
- a CDS encoding bifunctional RNase H/acid phosphatase — protein MSRHVIVEADGGSRGNPGPAGYGAVVKDARSGEVLAERQEGLGVATNNVAEYRALIAGLEAAARTGATAVDVKMDSKLVVEQMSGRWKIKHAALQPLALRARDLAAGFERVTYEWIPRSRNAHADRLANEAMDTQANGGAAGGSSGTEREDVGEGDPQPRWPAPPTAWTGAKGKPTRLLLLRHGQTELSVDRRYSGRGDVALTEVGLAQAEAAAKRLATMEGLSVLAGEAGALPSELPIVASPLTRARQTAEAVASALGGRVETHTGLLETDFGEWEGLTFGEAAVRDPEVHRRWLADTSVHPPGGESFDEVHRRVEDAREELFERYEGRTVVLVSHVTPIKSLLRMGLDAGPSLLFRLHLDLASLSVVDFYGDGNASVRLVNDVSHLS, from the coding sequence GTGAGCCGACACGTCATCGTCGAGGCCGACGGCGGCTCCCGCGGCAATCCCGGGCCCGCCGGGTACGGCGCCGTGGTGAAGGACGCCCGCAGTGGGGAGGTGCTGGCCGAGCGCCAGGAGGGGCTCGGTGTGGCCACCAACAACGTCGCCGAGTACCGCGCCCTGATCGCGGGACTGGAGGCCGCGGCGCGGACGGGTGCCACCGCGGTCGACGTCAAGATGGACTCCAAGCTCGTCGTCGAGCAGATGTCGGGACGCTGGAAGATCAAGCACGCCGCGCTGCAACCGCTGGCGTTGCGAGCACGGGACCTGGCGGCTGGCTTCGAGCGGGTGACCTACGAGTGGATCCCACGCTCCCGCAACGCGCACGCCGACCGGTTGGCCAACGAGGCGATGGACACCCAGGCGAACGGCGGAGCCGCTGGCGGCAGCAGCGGAACCGAACGCGAGGACGTGGGCGAAGGTGACCCGCAGCCGCGCTGGCCCGCTCCACCGACCGCCTGGACCGGCGCGAAGGGCAAACCGACCAGGTTGCTGCTGCTGCGGCACGGGCAGACGGAGCTGTCGGTGGATCGGCGCTACTCCGGCCGAGGCGACGTCGCGCTGACCGAAGTCGGCTTGGCGCAGGCCGAGGCGGCGGCCAAGCGGTTGGCCACGATGGAAGGGTTGAGCGTGCTCGCGGGGGAGGCGGGCGCGCTCCCGAGCGAGCTTCCGATCGTCGCTTCGCCGCTGACCCGAGCCCGGCAGACCGCGGAGGCGGTGGCGAGCGCGCTCGGCGGCCGGGTGGAGACCCACACCGGGCTGCTGGAGACCGACTTCGGGGAGTGGGAGGGCCTGACGTTCGGCGAGGCGGCCGTCCGCGATCCCGAGGTGCACCGGCGATGGCTGGCCGACACGTCGGTGCACCCGCCCGGTGGTGAGAGCTTCGACGAGGTGCACCGCAGGGTGGAGGACGCCCGTGAAGAGCTGTTCGAACGTTACGAGGGGCGCACCGTGGTCCTCGTCAGCCACGTGACGCCGATCAAGTCGCTGTTGCGCATGGGTCTGGACGCTGGACCCTCGTTGCTGTTCAGGCTGCACCTGGATCTGGCTTCGCTTTCGGTCGTCGACTTCTACGGTGATGGCAACGCCTCGGTGCGGCTGGTCAACGACGTCTCGCACCTGAGCTGA
- a CDS encoding roadblock/LC7 domain-containing protein: protein MSTTTNQNLEWLLESLVENTPGAEHALVLSRDGLKLCHTRELNTDRADQLAAIAAGVQALAQSASMEFGDGTGGVRQSMTEFHGGLLFIVEAGEGAHLAVLASEDADVGLIGHKMDELVEQIGAFLTSPPRQPEHSNQPA, encoded by the coding sequence ATGAGCACGACGACGAACCAGAACCTGGAGTGGTTGCTGGAGAGCCTGGTGGAGAACACGCCGGGAGCCGAGCACGCTTTGGTGCTGTCGCGAGACGGGCTCAAGCTCTGCCATACGCGTGAGCTGAACACGGACAGGGCCGACCAACTCGCCGCGATCGCGGCCGGGGTACAGGCGCTGGCGCAGAGCGCGTCGATGGAGTTCGGTGACGGCACCGGAGGCGTGCGGCAGTCCATGACGGAGTTCCACGGAGGGCTGCTGTTCATCGTGGAAGCGGGAGAAGGCGCCCACCTCGCGGTGCTGGCCTCCGAGGACGCCGACGTCGGCCTCATCGGACACAAGATGGACGAACTGGTCGAGCAGATCGGCGCGTTCCTCACCTCGCCTCCCCGTCAGCCCGAGCACAGCAACCAGCCGGCATGA
- a CDS encoding sensor histidine kinase, translating to MSRTLLVLLVSVLVMAGVWLWVTLATSASERALVGVVGGTTAALLCAATTIAAYRTFQLGSYRRRTESLEADLAQLADEMLPSAVRRLRDGASADTVISELPRPNHQTHDRILRTLTKEISVGERQKAAAMAACANAAGRVQALATSMLADLREMEDRHSEEVLGDLLKLDHSTAQAGRLADSIAVLTGARSGRRWTKPIVMESILRGAMSRIRAYQRVRLHSTSTAAIVGYAAEDVMHALAELMDNATRFSAPSEEVHVYVEELHTGIVVTIEDGGLGMKPQALERAERAVSATEPLDLTKLSGTRLGLAVVGCLARKHQLHVFFRPSSRGGTGVVLRIPNQLVTQPRQEPLSHASRSVSVTSPSSPSMPTEPAASSPQPNSRSNTVTAVLDDDEPQQQQPRQQQQRTLPKRRRGQTLAAAPQPPVPARAQPSRPRTDAGARFGAFRQATRSNKPDGEPAPGQERDPR from the coding sequence ATGAGCCGGACCCTCCTCGTACTTCTCGTCTCCGTGCTGGTCATGGCTGGGGTGTGGCTGTGGGTCACACTCGCCACTTCGGCATCGGAGCGAGCGCTGGTCGGTGTGGTCGGTGGGACCACCGCCGCGTTGCTGTGCGCGGCGACGACCATCGCCGCCTACCGTACCTTCCAGCTCGGCTCCTACCGCAGGCGTACGGAGTCGCTGGAGGCCGACCTCGCACAGCTGGCCGACGAGATGCTGCCCTCGGCCGTTCGCAGGCTCCGCGACGGCGCCTCCGCCGACACCGTCATCTCCGAGTTGCCCCGGCCCAACCACCAGACGCATGACCGCATCCTGCGCACGCTCACCAAGGAGATCAGTGTCGGCGAGCGGCAGAAGGCCGCGGCGATGGCCGCCTGTGCCAACGCGGCGGGCCGCGTGCAGGCACTGGCCACCAGCATGCTCGCGGACCTGCGCGAGATGGAGGACCGGCACTCCGAAGAGGTGCTCGGCGACCTGCTCAAACTGGACCACAGCACCGCACAGGCGGGCAGGCTCGCCGACAGTATCGCCGTGCTGACCGGCGCGAGGTCCGGCAGGCGCTGGACCAAACCGATCGTCATGGAAAGCATCCTGCGCGGCGCGATGAGCCGGATCCGCGCGTACCAGCGGGTACGGCTGCACTCCACGAGCACAGCGGCCATCGTCGGTTACGCCGCCGAGGATGTGATGCACGCGCTGGCCGAGCTGATGGACAACGCGACACGGTTCTCCGCTCCTTCCGAAGAGGTGCACGTCTACGTCGAGGAACTGCACACAGGCATCGTCGTCACCATTGAGGACGGTGGCCTCGGTATGAAGCCACAGGCGCTGGAACGCGCCGAGCGTGCCGTTTCGGCCACCGAGCCGCTTGACCTCACCAAACTGTCCGGCACCCGGCTCGGGCTGGCGGTCGTCGGCTGCCTCGCCCGCAAGCACCAGCTGCACGTCTTCTTCCGGCCGTCCTCCCGCGGCGGCACCGGGGTGGTGCTGCGCATCCCGAACCAACTGGTCACCCAGCCACGTCAGGAGCCGTTGTCACACGCGTCCAGGTCCGTCTCGGTGACCTCGCCCTCGTCGCCGTCGATGCCCACGGAGCCCGCCGCTTCCTCCCCGCAGCCGAACTCGCGGAGCAACACCGTGACAGCCGTGCTCGACGACGACGAACCTCAGCAGCAACAACCGCGGCAACAGCAGCAGCGGACCTTACCGAAGCGGCGCCGCGGGCAGACCCTCGCGGCAGCACCGCAGCCACCCGTGCCCGCGCGGGCGCAGCCATCCCGGCCGCGTACCGACGCGGGCGCGAGGTTCGGTGCGTTCCGCCAAGCCACGCGATCGAACAAACCGGACGGTGAACCCGCGCCTGGTCAAGAACGCGATCCGCGGTGA
- a CDS encoding zinc ribbon domain-containing protein — protein sequence MKADPSVQRQLLDLAKVDAELSRIAHRRRTLPELAEIEEIEKRLRDRRDALVGVRTSVSDLERDVARQEREVESVRARAERDRSMLASGSVAAKQLTDLEHELDSLARRQSALEDDLLETMERKEALELDAQRTSAEVDKAEQELRAASGRRDEALADLDTTQARREEDRERLVPRMPDNLLALYERVRQHKGIGAALLRARRCGACQLELDRAAIAEIKAAPEDEVVQCENCGAILVRTLESGL from the coding sequence GTGAAGGCAGACCCTTCCGTGCAGCGCCAACTGCTCGACCTCGCCAAGGTCGACGCCGAGCTGTCCCGGATCGCGCACCGCCGCCGTACCCTGCCGGAGTTGGCCGAGATCGAGGAGATCGAGAAGCGGCTACGCGACCGCCGCGACGCGCTGGTGGGCGTTCGCACCTCGGTGTCCGATCTCGAACGCGATGTGGCGAGGCAGGAACGGGAAGTCGAGTCGGTTCGGGCAAGAGCCGAACGCGACCGCTCGATGCTGGCGTCCGGCTCGGTTGCCGCCAAGCAGCTAACCGACCTTGAGCACGAGCTCGATTCGCTTGCTCGCAGGCAGTCGGCGCTCGAGGACGACCTGCTGGAGACCATGGAGCGCAAGGAAGCGCTCGAGCTGGACGCGCAGCGGACCTCGGCGGAGGTGGACAAGGCCGAGCAGGAACTGCGGGCCGCCAGCGGCCGCAGGGACGAAGCGCTCGCCGACCTTGACACCACACAGGCCCGTCGCGAGGAAGACAGGGAACGGCTCGTGCCCCGCATGCCGGATAACCTGCTCGCGCTTTACGAACGGGTGCGGCAACACAAGGGCATCGGTGCGGCTCTGCTGCGCGCACGTCGCTGTGGGGCTTGCCAGCTCGAGCTGGACAGGGCCGCGATCGCGGAGATCAAGGCCGCACCGGAGGACGAGGTGGTGCAGTGTGAGAACTGCGGCGCCATCCTGGTGCGCACGCTGGAGTCGGGGCTGTGA
- a CDS encoding Nif3-like dinuclear metal center hexameric protein: MTRTVLDVSDVIAALDAAYPRELAEPWDAVGLVCGDPAEEVERVLVCVDPVAATVDEAVETGARLIVAHHPLLLRGVHGVGTDTTKGSLVHRMIRSGIALFCAHTNADSADPGVSDALAGALGLNVLAPLAPHQPGGTTGIGRIGELAAAEPFGDFVRRVAAALPATVPGVYGAGDPDRPIRTVAVSGGSGDSYLAAASAAGVDAYVTADLRHHPAGEQLEAGGPALVGVTHWASEWPWCGQAAEVVRAAGNVEVHVSTRCTDPWNLRA; this comes from the coding sequence ATGACTCGCACGGTCTTGGATGTGTCGGATGTGATCGCCGCGCTCGACGCCGCCTACCCTCGCGAGCTTGCCGAACCGTGGGACGCGGTGGGACTGGTCTGTGGCGACCCGGCCGAGGAGGTGGAGCGGGTTCTGGTGTGCGTCGACCCCGTCGCGGCGACCGTCGACGAGGCGGTGGAGACGGGAGCGCGGCTGATCGTGGCCCACCACCCCTTACTGCTGCGCGGCGTCCACGGGGTCGGAACCGACACGACGAAGGGTTCGCTCGTCCATCGCATGATCCGCTCGGGCATCGCGTTGTTCTGCGCGCACACCAACGCCGACTCCGCCGACCCGGGTGTGTCCGATGCGCTGGCGGGCGCACTCGGCTTGAACGTGCTGGCGCCACTGGCGCCGCACCAGCCCGGTGGCACCACCGGGATCGGCCGGATCGGCGAGCTCGCCGCCGCCGAACCGTTCGGCGACTTCGTCCGCAGGGTCGCCGCCGCACTGCCGGCGACCGTCCCTGGCGTGTACGGGGCTGGCGATCCGGATCGTCCGATCAGGACCGTCGCCGTGTCCGGCGGTTCGGGCGACTCCTACCTGGCCGCGGCCAGTGCGGCCGGAGTGGACGCCTACGTCACGGCCGACCTGCGGCACCACCCGGCAGGCGAGCAGCTGGAAGCCGGGGGACCGGCGCTGGTCGGAGTGACCCACTGGGCGAGCGAATGGCCGTGGTGCGGGCAAGCCGCCGAGGTCGTGCGAGCAGCGGGTAACGTCGAGGTTCACGTCTCGACGCGATGCACCGACCCGTGGAACCTGCGAGCGTGA
- a CDS encoding VOC family protein, with translation MSARLLAVAIDCADPVRLAQFWRSALGYPPPRRWKDSDGLEYTQLDGDPSLLFQPVPEPRSGKNRLHLDIAPESGRQHTEVDRLVGLGAVVLSDEERHPWVVLADPEGNEFCVLPAR, from the coding sequence ATGTCTGCGCGACTGCTCGCTGTGGCGATCGACTGTGCCGACCCGGTGCGGTTGGCACAGTTCTGGAGGTCGGCGCTCGGCTATCCACCACCGCGCCGGTGGAAGGACTCCGATGGCCTGGAGTACACCCAGTTGGACGGTGATCCGTCGTTGCTGTTCCAGCCGGTTCCGGAGCCGAGGTCGGGCAAGAACCGGCTACACCTCGACATCGCACCGGAGTCCGGTCGTCAGCACACGGAGGTCGATCGGCTCGTCGGGCTCGGGGCCGTGGTCCTTTCCGATGAGGAGCGTCATCCTTGGGTGGTGCTGGCGGACCCGGAAGGCAACGAGTTCTGTGTCCTGCCCGCCCGGTAA
- a CDS encoding DUF742 domain-containing protein, with product MIRRAVDSEDPDRLYTLTGGRSSAEDTGLDLVTLIVSESDPTVGMQSEHVKILRICRYPTAVVEVASELGLPVSVVKILLSDLLDSGYVTARHPTSPRIGAELPDPAFLKKVLVGLHNL from the coding sequence ATGATCCGCCGCGCTGTCGACAGCGAAGATCCCGACCGGTTGTACACGCTCACCGGCGGGCGAAGCAGTGCGGAGGACACCGGGCTCGACCTCGTGACGCTCATCGTCAGCGAGTCCGACCCCACGGTGGGGATGCAGTCGGAGCACGTCAAGATCCTGCGGATCTGCCGCTATCCCACGGCGGTGGTGGAGGTGGCCTCCGAACTGGGGCTGCCTGTCAGCGTCGTGAAGATCTTGCTGTCCGACCTGCTCGACAGCGGCTACGTCACCGCTCGCCATCCGACCTCGCCTCGCATCGGCGCCGAGCTCCCCGACCCCGCATTCCTGAAGAAGGTGCTCGTTGGACTCCACAATCTCTGA
- a CDS encoding SCO6745 family protein translates to MDDEARTATRHCYRVLEPIHSIIYFAPEAEQAYLEAGLDKGGRLAYFASRAAALGPVGAGVVAATFYNFNPELVAKHIPRAWTLASPADLVSARVEAAGTALRRLLGEQLVASDALAELAELTRQAAQATEPDGRPLFAAHAGLDWPTDPLLVLWHATTLLREYRGDGHIASLVSHGLAGLPALVTHTATGKGFLPEVARKLRGWSQQEWDNAETRLREEGIIDHDGSLTDRGVAIRERIEEETDAASSAPWSRLGADKTSRVRELAKEFSRAVVAAGAYPSGLFAGQR, encoded by the coding sequence ATGGACGACGAAGCCCGTACCGCCACGCGGCACTGTTACCGGGTGCTCGAGCCGATACACTCGATAATCTACTTCGCCCCAGAGGCCGAGCAGGCCTACCTCGAAGCCGGTCTGGACAAGGGGGGCCGCCTGGCCTATTTCGCCAGCCGTGCCGCCGCGCTCGGACCGGTTGGTGCGGGTGTGGTCGCGGCAACCTTCTACAACTTCAACCCCGAACTGGTCGCCAAGCACATTCCCCGTGCGTGGACCCTGGCAAGCCCTGCCGACCTCGTCTCGGCGCGCGTCGAGGCCGCGGGTACGGCGTTGCGCCGGCTGCTCGGTGAGCAGCTCGTTGCCTCCGACGCGCTCGCGGAACTCGCCGAACTGACGAGGCAAGCCGCGCAGGCCACGGAGCCGGACGGAAGGCCGCTGTTCGCCGCCCACGCCGGTCTCGACTGGCCCACCGACCCGCTACTCGTGCTGTGGCACGCGACGACGCTGCTTCGCGAGTACCGGGGAGATGGCCACATCGCGAGCCTGGTCAGCCACGGTCTGGCAGGCCTGCCCGCTCTGGTTACCCACACCGCGACAGGAAAGGGTTTCCTTCCGGAAGTCGCCAGGAAACTGCGTGGTTGGTCGCAGCAGGAGTGGGACAACGCGGAAACCCGGCTTCGTGAGGAGGGCATCATCGACCACGACGGGTCGCTGACCGACCGTGGGGTGGCGATTCGCGAACGGATCGAGGAGGAGACCGACGCGGCGTCGTCGGCGCCGTGGTCGCGGCTCGGGGCGGACAAGACCAGCCGCGTGCGGGAGCTTGCCAAGGAGTTCAGCCGTGCGGTCGTGGCGGCGGGTGCTTATCCGTCCGGGCTGTTCGCCGGTCAACGTTGA